Proteins from a single region of Murdochiella vaginalis:
- the alsE gene encoding D-allulose 6-phosphate 3-epimerase, with translation MKVQFSPSLMCMDFLHLQEQITCLNTRADYFHIDIMDGHFVKNLALSTDFVKAIAPVAKLPLDCHLMVTDPADYVDTLIDAGVEWICMQSETIVAQAFRLIDHIHSRGKKAGVVLSPETPFDAIRHYVNKVDKITVMTVDPGFAGQKFIEEMLDKIAEIRAYKEKTGAKFLIEVDGSCNKNTYQRLRTAGAEILIVGSSGLFGLDQDLEKAWEKMERIYEEETGESLCVK, from the coding sequence ATGAAAGTACAATTTTCTCCTTCCTTGATGTGCATGGATTTTTTGCATCTGCAGGAGCAAATCACCTGTCTCAACACTCGTGCGGATTATTTTCACATTGATATTATGGATGGCCATTTCGTCAAAAACCTTGCCCTATCAACGGACTTCGTGAAGGCCATTGCACCTGTTGCGAAACTCCCCTTGGACTGCCACTTGATGGTCACCGATCCGGCAGACTATGTCGATACTCTCATCGATGCGGGAGTGGAATGGATTTGTATGCAATCGGAAACCATTGTTGCGCAAGCGTTTCGTCTCATTGATCATATTCATTCTCGTGGAAAAAAAGCGGGGGTTGTGCTCAGTCCGGAAACGCCTTTTGATGCGATCCGTCACTACGTGAATAAGGTGGACAAAATCACCGTCATGACGGTCGATCCCGGCTTTGCAGGCCAAAAATTTATAGAAGAAATGTTGGATAAGATTGCCGAAATTCGTGCATATAAAGAAAAAACAGGGGCCAAGTTTCTCATTGAAGTGGACGGATCCTGTAATAAAAACACCTATCAGCGTCTCCGTACTGCCGGAGCGGAAATTCTCATTGTTGGCAGCAGCGGCCTGTTCGGTCTCGACCAAGACTTGGAAAAAGCCTGGGAGAAGATGGAACGGATCTATGAGGAAGAAACGGGTGAATCATTATGCGTAAAGTAA
- the alsK gene encoding allose kinase has translation MRKVIGIDIGGTNIRLGVVDEKLHLSHFEKSSSAFLREPDSSEKLVDFLRNYMERYALTDIEAIRIGVPSMVDRDRDYVYRAPNLGGLVELKLATLLREALHLPVAVDRDVNHLLLYDIHELGLDPKRTKTILGFYIGTGLGNPIWLNGEIFRGKHGVAGELAHIPLYGEDIACPCGGKGCVEMLASGRALERIQQRYFPDTSIGDVFTLHRDTEPIRHFIETLSYPLATEITLLDPDLIVLSSGVVGMNDFPKEQLIKEVTKRVKHPVPAEDLEYIFPETGHENGVIGAAIARFFYDEESEK, from the coding sequence ATGCGTAAAGTAATCGGAATCGATATCGGGGGCACGAATATTCGCCTGGGTGTCGTGGACGAGAAATTGCATCTTTCGCATTTCGAGAAGTCTTCCAGTGCCTTTCTTCGTGAGCCGGATTCCTCAGAAAAACTGGTGGATTTTCTTCGGAACTATATGGAACGGTATGCTCTTACCGATATCGAGGCAATTCGTATTGGCGTTCCTTCCATGGTGGACCGTGATCGCGATTATGTGTATCGTGCACCAAACCTGGGTGGTTTAGTGGAGTTGAAATTGGCTACCTTGCTTCGTGAAGCGCTGCATTTACCGGTTGCCGTCGATCGTGATGTCAACCACCTCCTGCTTTATGATATTCACGAATTGGGGCTGGATCCGAAGAGAACGAAAACGATTCTGGGGTTTTATATTGGCACGGGTTTAGGAAATCCTATTTGGCTCAACGGAGAAATTTTCCGCGGGAAACATGGGGTCGCCGGAGAATTGGCACATATTCCGCTTTACGGGGAAGACATTGCCTGCCCGTGCGGAGGAAAGGGGTGCGTGGAAATGCTTGCCTCCGGTCGTGCACTGGAGCGTATCCAGCAACGGTATTTTCCGGACACGTCCATTGGCGACGTTTTTACCCTTCACAGAGACACCGAGCCGATACGGCACTTTATCGAGACATTGAGTTATCCACTGGCTACGGAAATTACGCTTTTGGATCCGGATTTGATTGTTTTATCCAGTGGTGTAGTGGGCATGAACGATTTTCCAAAAGAGCAGCTTATAAAGGAGGTGACGAAGCGTGTAAAGCATCCTGTTCCCGCAGAGGACTTGGAATATATTTTCCCGGAAACAGGACATGAAAATGGGGTTATCGGTGCAGCAATTGCAAGATTCTTTTATGATGAGGAAAGTGAAAAATAG
- the alsB gene encoding D-allose transporter substrate-binding protein, with translation MKKRVLLMLLCLVTVFGLAACGKSNEGKEPASSAEESQSAQATDSKESGNAEYAVILKTQASDFWVKMKEGVEEEAKELGIKVDIFSAQSEENTEEQLNILQNAVNKGYKAIGIAPLSPVNAVSAVAEAYKKGIYVMNIDEKLDMDQLKQQGGAVIGFATTDNVAVGKKAADFIIGKIQKGDKVAIVEGKAGNVSGEDRKNGAQKAFEEAGMTVVGSLPADWDRQKALDVANSFIQQNADLKAIYCCNDGMALGALQAVMNANKLGEILVVGTDGDAEAVASIEKGELSATVAQDPAGIGRTSLREMVEAVKNKITVDPNAEAKVLPVESKLITK, from the coding sequence ATGAAAAAACGTGTATTGTTGATGCTACTTTGTCTCGTTACGGTCTTTGGACTGGCCGCTTGCGGTAAGAGCAACGAGGGCAAAGAACCTGCTTCGTCCGCCGAGGAATCACAAAGTGCGCAAGCCACGGACTCGAAAGAGAGTGGAAATGCGGAGTATGCGGTGATCTTGAAAACCCAGGCTTCCGACTTTTGGGTCAAGATGAAGGAAGGCGTGGAAGAGGAAGCGAAAGAACTGGGAATTAAAGTCGATATTTTCTCCGCGCAGAGTGAAGAAAATACGGAAGAGCAGCTGAACATTTTACAGAATGCGGTGAACAAGGGCTATAAAGCGATCGGAATTGCACCGCTTTCACCGGTTAACGCCGTATCGGCCGTTGCCGAAGCGTATAAGAAGGGCATCTATGTCATGAACATCGACGAGAAGTTGGACATGGATCAACTGAAACAACAGGGTGGCGCGGTTATCGGCTTTGCGACGACGGACAACGTGGCCGTTGGTAAAAAAGCGGCGGACTTCATCATTGGAAAAATCCAAAAAGGCGACAAGGTTGCCATTGTGGAAGGAAAAGCGGGCAATGTTTCCGGAGAAGATCGTAAAAATGGTGCACAAAAAGCGTTTGAAGAGGCCGGAATGACAGTGGTCGGCTCTCTTCCTGCCGACTGGGATCGTCAAAAAGCATTGGACGTTGCGAACAGCTTTATTCAACAGAATGCGGACCTAAAAGCGATCTATTGCTGCAACGACGGCATGGCCTTAGGTGCTTTGCAGGCGGTTATGAATGCGAATAAATTAGGGGAAATCCTGGTTGTTGGTACGGACGGCGATGCGGAAGCCGTTGCTTCTATTGAAAAAGGCGAATTGTCCGCTACCGTTGCACAGGATCCCGCGGGGATCGGCCGCACCTCTCTGCGTGAGATGGTAGAGGCTGTGAAGAACAAGATCACGGTTGACCCGAATGCAGAAGCGAAGGTATTGCCGGTTGAATCCAAGCTGATCACGAAGTAA
- the rpiB gene encoding ribose 5-phosphate isomerase B, with protein sequence MKIGFGCDHVGVDLKHALMAHLEEKGYECIDYGTDEGVRVDYPDYGHIVAHKVAEGEVDKGVLICGTGIGISLAANKVPGIRAAVCSEPYSAAMAVRHNNAQIIAMGARVVGEELAKCIVDAFFDAEFEGGRHARRVEKIEEVC encoded by the coding sequence ATGAAAATTGGATTTGGCTGTGATCACGTCGGCGTGGACTTAAAACACGCGCTGATGGCACACTTGGAAGAAAAAGGCTACGAGTGCATTGACTATGGAACGGATGAGGGCGTACGTGTAGATTATCCGGATTATGGTCATATTGTCGCCCATAAAGTGGCGGAAGGCGAAGTGGATAAAGGCGTGCTCATTTGCGGTACGGGTATTGGCATTTCGCTGGCAGCCAATAAAGTTCCGGGCATTCGTGCCGCAGTATGTTCCGAGCCGTATTCGGCCGCGATGGCAGTACGGCATAATAACGCGCAAATTATCGCCATGGGCGCGCGCGTCGTAGGCGAGGAATTGGCAAAATGCATCGTGGACGCCTTCTTTGATGCGGAATTTGAAGGTGGAAGACATGCGCGTCGCGTCGAGAAGATTGAGGAAGTCTGCTAG
- a CDS encoding DUF4298 domain-containing protein produces the protein MYKNLGVKPYLMPMPVLIIGTYNEDGTPNAMNAAYGCMRDSETVSLYLSSEHKTVENLLRTKAFTIHLADAEHRLEADFVGCVSGKTVADKVEQTGWSVTKSEHVDAPVFAGFPLVMACTLLTYDAADGHLVGEVQNMAAEETFLDSSGQLHVEEMELLTYNPIENAYHIVDDRVGEAFATGPNEEEDSEEPEESSESMEEEKREILSQNRAERIARVQRMEKVMNELASLQAELNQALDHFEAFKEQSDAFDAYYSSRDWMDDYEASSLGIIPEEIDQGVLTEDLPYDVLCEKDALARRMRALARALLIR, from the coding sequence ATGTATAAAAATTTGGGCGTAAAGCCCTATCTCATGCCCATGCCGGTGCTGATTATCGGCACATACAATGAAGACGGAACACCCAATGCGATGAATGCCGCGTATGGATGCATGCGGGATAGCGAAACGGTTTCGCTGTATCTGAGCAGCGAACATAAAACGGTGGAGAATCTTTTGCGGACGAAAGCATTTACGATCCATCTGGCGGATGCAGAACATCGACTGGAAGCGGATTTCGTCGGCTGCGTTTCCGGCAAGACGGTTGCGGATAAAGTGGAGCAAACCGGTTGGTCGGTTACCAAAAGCGAGCACGTGGATGCCCCGGTGTTTGCCGGCTTTCCCTTGGTCATGGCATGCACACTGCTCACCTATGATGCGGCCGATGGGCATTTGGTGGGCGAGGTGCAAAATATGGCGGCCGAGGAAACCTTTCTGGATTCCTCCGGGCAACTGCACGTAGAGGAAATGGAGTTACTCACCTATAATCCCATCGAAAACGCCTATCATATTGTGGACGATCGTGTCGGAGAAGCCTTTGCGACCGGCCCAAACGAGGAGGAAGATTCCGAAGAGCCGGAGGAGTCTTCGGAGTCGATGGAGGAAGAGAAAAGGGAGATTCTTTCTCAAAACCGTGCGGAGCGCATCGCCCGTGTCCAACGGATGGAAAAGGTCATGAACGAACTGGCCTCCCTGCAGGCAGAGCTCAATCAGGCGCTGGATCATTTCGAAGCCTTTAAAGAGCAGAGCGACGCATTTGATGCATATTACTCTTCGCGAGACTGGATGGATGACTATGAGGCTTCCTCACTCGGCATCATTCCGGAAGAGATCGACCAAGGTGTGCTGACGGAAGATTTGCCCTATGATGTGCTTTGTGAAAAGGATGCGCTGGCAAGACGCATGCGTGCTTTGGCCCGTGCCTTGCTGATCCGGTAA
- a CDS encoding TetR/AcrR family transcriptional regulator, translated as MPTGTYFRLGDDKRKAIYCVLVDEFKSLPLEEITVKRIVERLHLPRGSFYQYFSSLNDCYFYVLDQELTEVHSLFARLIAETKGNLFAALDAFGDAAAELLYDPEHYGLYRQRYLFMNAALEREWRRYREESEDYTRDIEQWVDPEKVDYLRAVVHHLIRRLFSEEWSREEFLSQYRRYLGWLKGGLQNDESDGTVL; from the coding sequence ATGCCGACAGGAACCTATTTTCGCTTGGGGGATGACAAGCGTAAGGCAATTTACTGTGTGCTGGTTGATGAATTTAAGTCCCTTCCGTTAGAGGAGATTACGGTAAAGAGAATTGTGGAACGCTTGCATCTTCCGCGCGGCAGTTTCTATCAATATTTTTCCTCGTTAAATGATTGCTACTTCTACGTATTGGATCAGGAGCTGACAGAGGTGCATTCCCTCTTTGCCCGCCTCATTGCCGAGACAAAGGGCAACCTTTTTGCGGCCCTGGATGCTTTCGGCGATGCGGCGGCGGAGCTTTTGTACGATCCCGAGCACTATGGTCTGTATCGGCAACGCTATCTGTTTATGAACGCCGCCTTGGAGCGTGAATGGCGCCGTTACCGTGAAGAGAGCGAGGACTATACCCGCGACATCGAACAGTGGGTGGATCCGGAGAAAGTGGATTATCTGCGCGCCGTGGTGCATCACCTGATTCGGCGTTTATTTTCCGAAGAGTGGAGCCGGGAGGAATTCCTTTCGCAGTATCGTCGTTATCTTGGTTGGCTGAAGGGAGGCTTGCAAAATGATGAATCTGATGGAACCGTTCTTTGA
- a CDS encoding DUF2871 family protein, which translates to MMNLMEPFFDIAYLGVVLSMGIRLLMEDGRDAKTFGLMAVLLGLGDAFHLLPRVMSNLTQDGFHRYIPLLSWGEFVTSITMTIFYLLFYRYYQSMSGDNDKRKTNLVYILVALRLLLVLLPQNEWGTEGNYFFGLLRNVPFALLGLALVVWTAKANEKPGLKHTALLIAASFLFYAPVVIGARFAPLLGLLMIPKTVAYVLLVRVGYRHFIPTFHPTALLKQAITFLMLGLCGGVFYREFTKAFGWTMYSALRVVHVHLLVLGFLFFLLFFALLQQEKALKSYARPLGVYVIGLTWTVVAFMVRGIYTITAEGAVLFPDAMLSGMAGIGHILLGIGVVWTMLSLLKEKTHKLPQEESI; encoded by the coding sequence ATGATGAATCTGATGGAACCGTTCTTTGATATTGCCTACTTGGGCGTGGTCCTCAGCATGGGGATTCGCCTTTTAATGGAAGATGGAAGAGACGCTAAAACATTCGGGCTGATGGCTGTTTTGCTCGGCCTCGGGGACGCTTTTCACCTGCTTCCGCGCGTGATGAGCAATCTTACACAGGATGGCTTCCATCGCTATATTCCTCTGCTTTCCTGGGGAGAATTTGTTACCAGTATCACGATGACCATCTTTTATCTCCTCTTTTATCGCTACTATCAGAGCATGAGCGGCGACAACGATAAACGAAAGACCAACTTGGTGTATATTCTCGTCGCACTTCGACTTCTTCTTGTCCTTCTGCCGCAAAACGAGTGGGGAACGGAAGGCAATTATTTCTTCGGCCTTCTTCGTAACGTTCCCTTCGCTCTTCTCGGCCTGGCGCTCGTGGTCTGGACGGCTAAGGCGAACGAGAAACCGGGTCTGAAGCATACCGCTCTTTTGATTGCCGCCAGTTTTTTGTTCTATGCGCCCGTTGTCATCGGGGCCCGCTTTGCTCCCCTTCTTGGCCTTCTGATGATTCCGAAAACCGTTGCCTATGTGCTTTTGGTTCGCGTAGGGTATCGTCACTTTATTCCGACGTTTCATCCGACAGCACTTCTCAAGCAGGCCATCACGTTTTTAATGCTTGGCCTTTGCGGAGGTGTCTTTTATCGTGAATTTACTAAGGCTTTTGGATGGACGATGTATTCCGCGCTGCGCGTCGTGCATGTCCATCTCTTGGTCTTAGGATTCCTGTTTTTCCTGTTGTTTTTTGCCCTCTTGCAGCAGGAGAAGGCGCTGAAAAGCTATGCTCGGCCGCTTGGAGTCTACGTCATTGGCCTCACCTGGACGGTCGTTGCCTTTATGGTACGCGGCATATATACTATTACGGCGGAAGGAGCGGTTCTCTTTCCGGACGCTATGCTTTCCGGCATGGCCGGAATCGGTCATATTCTCTTAGGCATCGGCGTGGTTTGGACGATGCTTTCTCTGTTGAAAGAGAAAACGCATAAATTGCCACAGGAGGAATCAATTTGA
- a CDS encoding MurR/RpiR family transcriptional regulator, with the protein MMNSLTVKEKISLQYRSLTRTEQKLAKFVLENADMILKSSISECATMSGVSEASIVRFSKSLGYKGFLDMKINLAKEVSPKSLDISPIIERDDSNQTIFEKIFTSNMTVLKSTFLHLQYETIQEVINLLVSAKRIFLFGTGGSQKVVSDAQHKFLKVGIHAIAYDDIDLQFMASSLTTTQDLVIAVSFSGANYNTMKCLEIAKANGTKIVSITSNESSPIQKISDYTIFSASDETAFQSDSVSTRIVQLTILDCLVTCMAMHKNNYMASKEAIMRTREATSNNKY; encoded by the coding sequence ATGATGAACAGTTTGACTGTGAAAGAAAAGATTAGCCTCCAATATCGCTCATTGACGCGTACAGAACAAAAACTGGCTAAGTTTGTTCTCGAAAATGCGGATATGATCTTGAAATCAAGCATTTCGGAATGCGCGACAATGTCTGGTGTTTCCGAAGCCAGCATTGTTCGTTTTTCTAAAAGTCTCGGTTACAAAGGCTTTTTGGATATGAAAATCAACTTAGCAAAGGAAGTTTCGCCAAAGAGCCTAGATATCTCTCCAATTATCGAGCGCGATGATTCAAATCAAACGATATTTGAAAAAATATTCACGTCGAACATGACCGTTTTGAAGTCGACGTTTTTACACCTGCAATATGAGACGATTCAGGAAGTTATCAATCTCCTCGTCTCGGCCAAACGTATTTTTCTTTTTGGCACTGGTGGGAGTCAAAAGGTCGTGAGTGATGCGCAGCACAAATTCCTCAAAGTCGGAATCCATGCGATTGCATACGATGATATCGATCTTCAATTTATGGCATCTTCACTAACGACAACGCAAGATTTGGTTATTGCGGTTTCCTTTTCTGGTGCAAACTATAATACGATGAAATGCTTGGAAATCGCGAAGGCGAATGGAACGAAAATCGTGTCAATTACGAGTAACGAGAGTTCACCCATTCAAAAAATTTCGGATTATACCATTTTTTCGGCTTCGGATGAAACAGCGTTTCAATCGGACTCCGTTAGTACTCGAATAGTTCAATTGACTATATTGGATTGTTTGGTTACTTGTATGGCTATGCATAAGAATAATTATATGGCTTCGAAAGAAGCGATTATGCGAACGCGAGAGGCAACATCGAACAACAAATATTAA
- a CDS encoding zinc-dependent dehydrogenase produces MKAVVLHGPKNYPNNYEVMEVEKPTCGPGDILLLMKAAALCGTDKRIFTGAKTKGVRKDSIVGHEISGRIVETGNQVTSFSVGDRVAVANVIPCGNCPACLDGRENACLNRQAIGYEFNGGFAEYILIPEIAIERGNVVKLPDDVTYASGALIEPLACCIRGLKNVGTQFADTVVIIGAGPIGLMHVQLSKAVGASRIIVSEFDADKRKRALEVGATAVINPQDENLVDRVLAETNGLGADRVIMAIGVNQLVQDALRITRKGGTLNLFAGFAKGALAEIDPSIIHYNEITVTGSTAYTRKDYHESAEMVFSKRIDLDALVSKTYTLDDFRQALEDHMSGKYLKIVILNEKEE; encoded by the coding sequence ATGAAAGCGGTAGTTTTACATGGCCCTAAGAATTATCCAAACAACTATGAGGTAATGGAGGTTGAAAAACCAACTTGTGGCCCGGGCGATATTTTACTTCTGATGAAAGCGGCGGCTTTATGTGGTACGGATAAACGCATCTTCACCGGTGCTAAAACCAAGGGGGTTCGCAAGGATTCTATTGTCGGGCATGAGATCAGTGGTCGAATTGTTGAAACTGGGAATCAGGTGACTTCTTTTTCCGTAGGGGATCGTGTAGCGGTTGCAAATGTAATTCCTTGTGGCAATTGTCCAGCATGCTTAGATGGCCGAGAAAATGCGTGTCTGAACCGTCAAGCGATCGGCTACGAATTTAACGGAGGATTTGCGGAGTACATTTTAATTCCTGAGATTGCTATTGAACGAGGTAATGTCGTGAAACTTCCGGATGACGTCACCTATGCCTCAGGCGCATTGATTGAGCCACTTGCCTGCTGTATCAGAGGACTTAAAAATGTCGGCACGCAGTTTGCAGATACGGTTGTCATTATCGGGGCAGGCCCGATAGGGCTGATGCATGTGCAACTATCTAAAGCGGTTGGTGCCAGCCGGATCATCGTCAGCGAGTTTGACGCTGATAAACGCAAGAGAGCTTTAGAGGTCGGCGCAACAGCGGTAATCAATCCACAAGACGAAAATTTGGTTGATCGTGTTCTTGCTGAGACGAATGGTTTAGGTGCTGATCGTGTGATTATGGCCATAGGCGTGAACCAGCTGGTTCAGGATGCTCTGCGCATAACAAGGAAAGGTGGAACCCTGAATTTATTTGCCGGTTTCGCCAAAGGTGCTCTGGCCGAAATTGATCCGAGCATTATCCATTATAACGAGATTACGGTTACGGGCAGTACTGCTTATACACGTAAAGACTACCATGAGTCGGCGGAAATGGTTTTTTCCAAGCGCATTGATCTGGACGCTTTAGTTTCCAAGACCTATACGTTGGATGACTTTCGTCAAGCCTTAGAAGATCACATGTCAGGGAAATATTTGAAAATCGTTATTTTGAATGAGAAGGAGGAGTAG
- a CDS encoding class I fructose-bisphosphate aldolase, with the protein MGNEALALGKRVRLSRMVNPESNKMMAITVDHAISRGIAQLTGIHDIQGTIDKIVAGHPDAITMTGGIQKRCWGKHAGSGISILHKISNYAPTSPTNDIVFGSVNAAIRMGADAVSLGAMTLGDFQNEQFKEIGEISEVCDVLGMPLIGHIYPKGESVPADKRTAWENIAYCVRSACELGLDVIKTTYTGDPESMAKVISVVPSSFRVVIQGGDPPAELTGEKRLEYYLTMTREALDSGVGGVTMGRWVWEYQDVTALVIALRRLIHKNYSVKETMELLKQVEHDKNYEDYQSLT; encoded by the coding sequence ATGGGAAATGAAGCTTTAGCGTTGGGAAAAAGGGTCCGTCTTTCACGAATGGTTAATCCGGAAAGCAATAAGATGATGGCCATTACCGTGGATCATGCGATTTCTCGTGGGATTGCGCAGCTTACCGGAATTCATGATATTCAAGGAACGATTGACAAAATTGTTGCTGGTCATCCGGATGCTATCACGATGACCGGGGGAATTCAAAAGCGCTGTTGGGGAAAACATGCAGGAAGCGGCATTTCCATTTTGCATAAAATTTCCAATTATGCTCCTACTTCTCCAACGAATGACATTGTTTTTGGAAGCGTAAATGCCGCCATTCGCATGGGTGCCGATGCGGTATCCCTTGGTGCCATGACACTTGGGGATTTTCAGAATGAGCAGTTTAAAGAAATTGGGGAAATTTCGGAAGTTTGCGATGTTTTAGGTATGCCTTTGATTGGTCACATCTACCCGAAGGGGGAGAGTGTGCCGGCTGATAAGAGAACGGCATGGGAGAATATTGCATATTGTGTTCGTAGCGCTTGCGAGTTGGGATTAGATGTCATCAAAACAACCTATACAGGCGATCCGGAGAGTATGGCGAAGGTGATTTCGGTTGTTCCCTCCTCGTTCCGTGTGGTCATTCAAGGTGGTGACCCGCCGGCGGAACTTACCGGTGAAAAGAGACTGGAATATTACCTCACGATGACGCGAGAAGCGTTGGATAGCGGTGTCGGCGGCGTCACGATGGGACGTTGGGTGTGGGAATACCAAGATGTGACGGCCCTTGTTATTGCCCTTCGTCGCTTGATTCACAAAAATTATTCCGTAAAGGAAACCATGGAATTGTTAAAACAGGTGGAGCACGATAAGAACTACGAAGACTATCAAAGTTTAACGTGA
- a CDS encoding FGGY-family carbohydrate kinase translates to MRTLIGIDVGTSGLKVIILEDSGTIKAAQKASYRMVVNNEKEAQINGSSLWEALQKALYQIGKKDRTLLESVKGIGISTLCPGLVAFDQEDNLLIDPIIYSDRRSMKEAQEILDAVGKEKLFQWTANGSMAGSYSGSTMLWIRKNWPEKYDRIKYFGHINTFLAHAMTGEYAIDYSNASYTNLFNTTGVAGEKTWNVELCEKLGLDREKLPPLRESSSVVGPLRAKDLIDLGIPKGTPVVIGGADTPCSALATRTIHHGDLCESAGTTNVLNVCVEKPIFDPRFINRYHVVPNRWIWQGAMSFTGVANEWFIRHFVIGQTNQELTSEEALLAFNAEAAGSLPGSNGVIFLPYLLGERSPIWDAYARSVFFGMSITTERKDLARAILEACGYGLRQLIEIAEQTLQQRYTHFISIGGGSQSDLWSQIKSDITGKEIRIPKVHDFAPIGAALLAGIGASVYADENVAANTISIEASRRFIPNEGNAPIYSKRFEVYRKLYPALRELYRENFDH, encoded by the coding sequence ATGAGGACGCTTATCGGTATTGATGTGGGAACAAGCGGCCTTAAAGTCATTATTCTTGAAGATTCCGGAACGATTAAGGCCGCACAAAAAGCATCATACCGCATGGTAGTCAACAATGAAAAAGAAGCGCAAATTAATGGATCGAGTTTATGGGAAGCGTTACAAAAGGCCCTGTATCAAATTGGAAAAAAAGATCGCACCTTGCTAGAAAGTGTTAAGGGAATTGGCATTTCCACACTTTGTCCGGGGCTGGTTGCTTTTGACCAAGAAGATAACCTTTTGATTGATCCAATTATCTATTCCGATCGTCGAAGCATGAAGGAAGCGCAGGAGATTTTGGACGCGGTAGGAAAAGAAAAGCTTTTCCAATGGACGGCAAACGGATCGATGGCCGGTTCTTACTCCGGCTCAACGATGCTCTGGATTCGAAAGAATTGGCCTGAAAAATATGACCGAATTAAGTACTTCGGACACATCAATACGTTTCTTGCCCATGCCATGACCGGAGAATACGCCATCGATTATTCCAATGCATCCTACACAAACCTATTTAATACCACGGGCGTTGCCGGTGAAAAAACATGGAATGTTGAACTTTGCGAGAAATTGGGTTTGGACAGAGAAAAGCTTCCTCCACTTAGAGAATCGTCTTCTGTTGTGGGGCCGCTACGGGCAAAAGACTTAATTGACTTGGGCATTCCTAAGGGCACACCTGTAGTCATTGGTGGTGCGGATACGCCCTGCTCAGCCCTAGCAACACGAACGATTCATCACGGTGACTTATGTGAATCGGCAGGAACGACAAATGTTCTGAATGTTTGTGTAGAAAAACCGATTTTCGATCCTCGCTTCATCAATCGGTATCATGTTGTTCCGAACCGCTGGATATGGCAGGGGGCGATGTCTTTCACGGGCGTAGCAAATGAGTGGTTTATTCGTCATTTCGTCATAGGGCAAACGAACCAGGAATTAACGAGTGAAGAAGCGCTGTTGGCCTTCAATGCGGAGGCCGCAGGCTCACTCCCTGGAAGCAACGGTGTGATTTTTTTACCGTATTTGCTAGGCGAACGCAGCCCTATTTGGGATGCCTACGCGAGGAGCGTGTTTTTTGGTATGTCCATTACGACAGAAAGAAAAGATCTTGCGCGAGCTATCCTAGAAGCATGCGGCTATGGCCTTCGTCAACTGATCGAAATCGCAGAGCAAACGCTTCAGCAACGTTATACGCATTTTATTTCTATCGGTGGGGGTTCACAAAGCGACCTGTGGTCACAGATTAAGTCAGATATTACAGGAAAGGAGATTCGTATTCCAAAAGTGCATGACTTTGCACCGATCGGTGCAGCCTTATTGGCAGGAATAGGAGCTTCTGTTTATGCAGATGAAAACGTTGCCGCAAATACGATCAGTATTGAGGCAAGCAGGCGCTTTATTCCCAATGAAGGCAATGCACCAATCTATTCGAAGCGGTTTGAGGTATATCGCAAACTGTATCCGGCTTTACGCGAACTGTACAGAGAGAACTTTGATCATTAA